The Deltaproteobacteria bacterium DNA window GGACCGGGTACTGAACGAGCTGGCCAAGGACGACGACGGCAAGCCACTGGGTTTTCACAATCACAGCCATCTCGATTTCCGCAAACTCAAGGGCGACCCGGACAATATCGGCCAGCACCTCGCGGGCTACATCAAAGGTTTTTCCGAGAACATCCAGAAGATTTTTGAACGCTTTGAGTTCGAACAGGAAATCGCCAAACTCGAAGAGGCCAACCGCCTCTATCAGGTGGTTTCGCAGTTCGCCGAAATCGACCTGCATCCCCGCCATGTGGACAACATTACCATGGGACTGGTGTTTGAAGACCTGATTCGACGCTTTAACGAAGCGGCCAACGAGACGGCCGGTGACCATTTCACCCCGCGCGAGGTCATCCGCCTGATGGTCAACCTGCTGCTGGAGCCCGACACCCAGGTGCTCACCCAGGCGGGCAAGATAGTTACCATCTGCGACCCGGCCTGCGGCACCGGCGGCATGCTGGCCGAAAGCCAGAACTGGCTGCGCGCCCACAACGAACAGGCCACGGTCAAGGTCTACGGCCAGGACTACAACCCGCGCTCCTACGCCGTCGCCGCCTCCGACCTGCTGATCAAGGGGCACAAGGACAGCCAGATCAAATACGGCAACACCCTGACCAACGACCAGTTCTCCGACATGCGTTTCGACTACCTACTGGCCAACCCGCCCTTTGGTGTGGACTGGAAGGGGGAAAAGAAAGAGATTGACCGCTGGCCCAACTTTCGCGGCTACAACGGCAAGCTGCCGCGCATCAACGACGGCGCGCTGCTCTTTCTGATCCACATGATCGCCAAGTTTCAGCCGTGGCAGTCGGGCAACCGCGACAAGCCCGGCTCGCGCATCGCCATTGTCTTCAACGGCTCGCCGCTCTTCACTGGTGGCGCGGGCAGCGGCGAAAGCGAAATCCGCCGCTGGATCATCGAGCAC harbors:
- a CDS encoding SAM-dependent DNA methyltransferase yields the protein MTPGNFQQLANFIWSVADLLRGPYRPPQYERVMLPLTVLRRFDAVLAPTKEAVLKRYEALKDKDPQLVDRVLNELAKDDDGKPLGFHNHSHLDFRKLKGDPDNIGQHLAGYIKGFSENIQKIFERFEFEQEIAKLEEANRLYQVVSQFAEIDLHPRHVDNITMGLVFEDLIRRFNEAANETAGDHFTPREVIRLMVNLLLEPDTQVLTQAGKIVTICDPACGTGGMLAESQNWLRAHNEQATVKVYGQDYNPRSYAVAASDLLIKGHKDSQIKYGNTLTNDQFSDMRFDYLLANPPFGVDWKGEKKEIDRWPNFRGYNGKLPRINDGALLFLIHMIAKFQPWQSGNRDKPGSRIAIVFNGSPLFTGGAGSGESEIRRWIIEHDWLEAIVALPEQMFYNTGIGTFVWVLSNRKEKHRKGKIQLIDARERWTPMKRSLGNKRRWLDEKAIG